One segment of Sporanaerobacter acetigenes DSM 13106 DNA contains the following:
- a CDS encoding sensor histidine kinase — protein MKMKNLPLSIQIWIVFATITLCISILLSILLPLTLRDFFTKEIYATIENAQGLMFNRFDIESIIDFLESNGLENSRQTLENIRTVNHFIVYNENEMITSSPLSMDFLNKVKGEIKVQKNVSQRYSGKVGNEKIFYVITKGKSLGQDVFLVSYMWDSYRQDLVQTLFKKLALTMSLVFVLSWIPAIGLSKYLSNPLVSLEKRVEKLANHEWNEAVKLDRGDEIGHLGESIEKLRKQLIYQDEMQQSFLQHVSHELKTPVMVIRSYSQAIRDGIYPKGDLDCSVEIIDEEAERLEKHIKNLLYLTKLDYLANHELSSETFALDNLIKDVVDRLYLNRPELDWDLDLSQISIKGDTEQWRVVIENLLDNQIRYANSQILISLKEKSKEETLLKFWNDGPNIEKEIIGSLFSEFNKGYKGEFGLGLVIVKRILNLHNTHIWAQNEKIGVSFYIEIPKKTGEVS, from the coding sequence ATGAAAATGAAAAATTTGCCATTATCTATTCAAATTTGGATAGTATTTGCTACAATAACTCTATGTATATCAATATTGTTGTCTATACTATTGCCTTTGACTTTAAGGGATTTCTTTACAAAGGAAATCTATGCAACTATAGAAAATGCTCAAGGGCTGATGTTTAATCGTTTCGACATTGAATCTATTATAGATTTTTTAGAGTCTAATGGATTAGAAAACTCAAGGCAAACTTTAGAAAACATCCGAACTGTAAATCATTTTATAGTCTATAATGAAAATGAAATGATCACTTCCTCTCCTCTTTCTATGGACTTTTTAAATAAAGTAAAAGGCGAAATAAAAGTTCAAAAAAACGTCAGCCAAAGATATAGTGGAAAAGTAGGAAATGAAAAGATATTTTATGTAATCACCAAAGGTAAATCTTTAGGGCAAGATGTTTTTTTAGTCTCCTATATGTGGGACTCTTATAGACAAGATCTGGTACAGACTTTATTTAAAAAATTGGCATTGACCATGTCTTTAGTATTTGTTCTAAGTTGGATTCCCGCCATAGGACTTTCTAAATACTTGTCTAATCCTCTGGTAAGTTTAGAAAAGCGTGTGGAAAAACTTGCAAATCACGAATGGAATGAAGCTGTAAAGTTGGATAGAGGAGATGAAATAGGGCATTTAGGTGAGTCTATAGAAAAACTTAGAAAACAGTTGATTTACCAAGATGAAATGCAGCAATCTTTCTTACAGCATGTATCTCATGAACTCAAAACTCCTGTTATGGTCATTCGTAGCTATTCACAAGCTATTAGGGATGGCATTTATCCAAAAGGAGATTTGGATTGTTCTGTAGAAATCATAGATGAGGAGGCAGAGCGGTTGGAAAAGCATATAAAAAATCTGCTTTATTTGACGAAACTTGATTATTTAGCGAATCATGAACTATCCAGCGAAACTTTCGCTCTAGACAATCTCATTAAAGATGTAGTAGACAGATTGTATTTAAACAGACCTGAATTAGATTGGGATTTAGATTTATCACAAATAAGCATCAAAGGAGATACAGAACAATGGCGGGTAGTCATAGAAAATCTGTTGGATAATCAAATTCGGTATGCAAATAGTCAAATACTCATCTCATTAAAAGAAAAAAGCAAGGAAGAAACTCTCCTTAAATTCTGGAATGATGGTCCAAATATTGAAAAAGAAATAATAGGTTCGCTTTTTAGTGAATTCAACAAAGGATATAAAGGCGAATTTGGTCTTGGATTGGTCATTGTAAAGAGAATATTAAATTTGCATAATACTCATATCTGGGCTCAAAATGAAAAAATAGGGGTTTCTTTCTATATAGAAATACCAAAAAAAACAGGAGAAGTTTCTTAA